The genomic segment TTCTTGTAAAAAGAGAGGCCAAAGTCTCTCAAGATGAAGAAGCGGTAGAGAGAAAACTCTTAGAAATATCATCTAAAGAGAACTCCATAAAAAAGATGCTCAAAAAAAACGAAGAGATATTAAAAGAGATAAAAAACCTAAAAATGGACAAGATGTCCGAGACTTTCGCAAAAATGAAAGCGGCAAGTGCGGCAGGTGTACTCTCTGAGATGAGCCCGCAAGATGCAGCAGCCATACTCTCCTCACTTAAACCAAAAACAGTCGGAACTATTTTGAGTAAAATGGATGCAAAAAAAGCATCGGAACTCACTTTAATATTGTCGGAATAATTATATTAAGAAATATTAGTTAGAATGATCGATTAGTAATTAAGTGTGAGGGTATTTGATGCTTAAAAATATTAACTTCTACGATTTTATGCATAAGCAGATCCTTGTACTTATAGCACTCTTCTCTACAACCGCTTTTTCCTACGTGATATTTGGCATAGTATATGGATCATATTTTATAGAGCTGTTGTGGTATATACTAGTTCTAGGAGTTTCATACTGGGGGTATTTGCTATATAAGGCTTATGCAAACAGCGAGTACTCCATCGTGCAAAAAGAGAAGTGGCTAAGCAAGGTAAGATACTTTATATTTTTCTACTTCTCTACATGGACACTGATATTTATTCTCTATATCACTCGCGACAACTTAGAACTACACTATTTGGCGATCTTCACCCAGCTCGGCGTCTCAGTGGTCGCTACTACTATTCTTGTCTCTGAAAAGAGATTAGCAATTTTAATCCTTATCTCATCAATGCTTCCTATTACTATTTACCTTGTGTTTATAGGGGAGTTTTACTCCTATGTGATTGCCATACTAACGCTCGTTCTTGCATGGGTTCTTTTTTACGGCTCAAGAAACACATACAACTACTTGATGAAAAATCACGCACAGGCATATAGAGACTACCTTACAAAGCTTGGAAACAGACGCCACTTTATAAATCTGCTTGAAGACGCTATAAAGATCCAAAAATATAGCAATAAATATATGTATCTTATACTTATAGACTTGGATCACTTTAAGACCATCAATGATGCACTTGGACATGATGTAGGAGATAAACTGCTAGTAGAGGTCTCCAAAAGAATGGGCACCCTCACAAAGGAGCACAACGGACATATCTCCAGACTCGGCGGAGATGAATTCTGTATACTAAGTGCCGAATCCGGGTCAAAAGATGAGTGTATGGCAGATGCCGAAGGGTTTGCAAAAAAGCTGCTTGATACTATAAAGAAGACATATATAGTAGATGAACATCATCTCTATATTAGTGCGAGCATAGGTGTAAGTATTATTGATAAACCTACGGTTACTGCAGCTACATTGATTAAAGAGGCAGATATTGCTATGTATGAGGCAAAATCAAAGGGCAGAGACAGCGCTATTTTATTTAATGATGAACTCTCGATCAGAATAGAGAGAAAACTTGATATTGAGAGGCTTCTTCACTTTGCTATTGAGAACCAAGAGATAACTCTTATGTATCAGCCGCAGCTAAATACAAGAGGAAAGGTCACAGGGTGTGAAGTTCTTGCTCGCTGGAACAGTGAGCAGCTCGGCTTTATACCTCCAGATGAGTTTATACCGATCTCAGAGGATACGGGGATGATAATAGAACTTGGTTACTATATTCTTCAAGAGGCATTTAAAACATTTAGGAATTGGGAAGAAAAAGGGATTGAGTTAGAGCAGTTCTCTATCAATATAAGTATGAGACAGATATTTCATACAACATTTATAGATGATGTGCAGAGGCTCTGCCAAGAGTATCTAAGCGATACGCTAAGATCGAAAATAGTATTTGAGATGACCGAGACAAGCGTCGCCGAAGATGTATCTATCATAATAGAGAAGATGAACAAGTTGAAAAAATGCGGTATCCGTTTCTCCATGGA from the Sulfurimonas crateris genome contains:
- a CDS encoding MotE family protein yields the protein MIKLLIAALFTLTSLDALETSDKLFECTEIFKARKSELLVELERIDEQKQALSALKTATEELLVKREAKVSQDEEAVERKLLEISSKENSIKKMLKKNEEILKEIKNLKMDKMSETFAKMKAASAAGVLSEMSPQDAAAILSSLKPKTVGTILSKMDAKKASELTLILSE
- a CDS encoding putative bifunctional diguanylate cyclase/phosphodiesterase, with the protein product MLKNINFYDFMHKQILVLIALFSTTAFSYVIFGIVYGSYFIELLWYILVLGVSYWGYLLYKAYANSEYSIVQKEKWLSKVRYFIFFYFSTWTLIFILYITRDNLELHYLAIFTQLGVSVVATTILVSEKRLAILILISSMLPITIYLVFIGEFYSYVIAILTLVLAWVLFYGSRNTYNYLMKNHAQAYRDYLTKLGNRRHFINLLEDAIKIQKYSNKYMYLILIDLDHFKTINDALGHDVGDKLLVEVSKRMGTLTKEHNGHISRLGGDEFCILSAESGSKDECMADAEGFAKKLLDTIKKTYIVDEHHLYISASIGVSIIDKPTVTAATLIKEADIAMYEAKSKGRDSAILFNDELSIRIERKLDIERLLHFAIENQEITLMYQPQLNTRGKVTGCEVLARWNSEQLGFIPPDEFIPISEDTGMIIELGYYILQEAFKTFRNWEEKGIELEQFSINISMRQIFHTTFIDDVQRLCQEYLSDTLRSKIVFEMTETSVAEDVSIIIEKMNKLKKCGIRFSMDDFGTGYSSLSYLRQIPIDELKIDKSFIFELNDSNESTNMVKTILNIAKNLNLKIVAEGVETQQQKEFLIKEECDILQGYHFSMPLTKSIFEEYFDSNANS